GCATTGAGAGATTCGAGAGGGATTTCCTTGGGTTTTCTCAAGCGAGCGATTTCTTATTTGATTGAAACAGACTACCAGATTAAGACAGGTGTCTATGAAAAAGGGTACCTGTTTGAAAAGGTACTCTTGCAGATTGCGACAGAGGCGAATTGAGCAAAAAACTTGAAAAAAGTGAATGTTTGCGTTATCATTTTCATATAGAAAGAAAAAGAGGTATTACAGATGGCTATTATCTTACCAGACCTTCCATACGCATATGACGCTTTGGAACCTTACATCGATGCAGAAACAATGCACTTGCACCATGACAAACACCACCAAACTTATGTCAACAATGCTAATGCAGCTCTTGAAAAACACCCTGAAATCGGTGAAGACCTTGAAGCTTTGCTTGCTGATGTAGAATCTATCCCAGCTGATATCCGTCAAGCACTTATCAACAATGGTGGTGGGCACTTGAACCACGCTCTTTTCTGGGAATTGATGACTCCTGAAAAAACAGCTCCATCAGCAGAACTTGCAGCAGCAATCGACGCAACATTTGGTTCATTTGGAGAATTCCAAGCAGCCTTTACAGCAGCAGCTACAACTCGCTTCGGTTCTGGATGGGCATGGTTGGTTGTCAACAAAGAAGGGAAGCTTGAAGTAACTTCAACAGCAAACCAAGACACACCAATCTCAGAAGGTAAAAAACCAATCTTGGGCTTGGACGTTTGGGAACATGCTTACTACGTGAAATACCGCAACGTTCGTCCTGACTACATCAAAGCTTTCTTCTCAGTCATTAACTGGAACAAAGTAGATGAGCTTTACGCAGTAGCTAAATAAAAAATATGGAGGGAAGAGTCAATCTTCTCTTTTTGCTTTATAAGGCAGAAGTCTGACAAAATCGTCAGACTTTTTTCATTTTTATGAGAAACGTGCTAACTGCTAGAAATTATGGTAAAATAGAGTGTTAAGTAATCGTGGAAAAGGAAGACTATGCGTAAAGAAATTGCACCTGAATTATACAACTATAACAAGTTTCCTGGCCCAGAATTTCATGTAAATGGGGATAAGGTTGAGACTGAAGGAATTGCTTTTACCTTGGTTGAAAATATCAAGGATGCCTTCGATGTGACAGTCTTTAATCAACGCTTCTCAGAAGTGTTGACCAAGTTTGATTATGTCGTGGGGGACTGGAGCAATGAACAGCTTCGCCTACGTGGTTTTTACAAAGATGACCGAACAGAGGAAAAAATTGAAAAGATCAGTCGCTTACAAGATTATCTTTTGGAGTACTGTAGTTATGGTTGTGCTTATTTTGTCTTAGAAAACCAAGAACCTAAGCGGGCTTCATTTGACAAGAAAATGCGTAAAAAGGAAGAGGAAAACCTTCCTAGAAGAGGAAAGAAACCTTCGCAAAACAAGAGAAAATCAAATGCGGATAAGAGAAATAGACGTCGTCACAAGGACCAAAAGTCTCAGAAAGAGGATAAGGGACAGCGCCATTTTGTCATTCGTCAGAAATAGATAGAGAATAAGGAGAAGAGATGAAACCGTCCATTTACAGTTTAACACGTCAAACCATGCAAGAATGGGTATTAGAACAAGGAGAAAAGAAATTCCGGGCAGATCAGATCTGGGAATGGCTCTACCGTAAACGTGTCCAGTCATTTGAAGAAATGACCAACCTTTCCAAGGATTTGATTGTCAAGCTCAATGAGCAGTTTGTGGTAAATCCATTGAAACAACGTATCGTACAAGAGTCGGCTGACGGTACCGTTAAGTATCTTTTCGAGTTGCCAGATGGCATGTTGATTGAGACAGTACTCATGCGTCAACACTACGGTTTGTCAGTCTGTGTGACCACTCAGGTCGGTTGTAATATTGGTTGTACCTTCTGTGCGTCAGGCTTGATCAAGAAGCAACGTGACCTCAATAACGGGGAAATCGTAGCGCAGATCATGCTAGTTCAGAAATACTTTGATGAACGTGGTCAGGATGAACGTGTCAGCCATATCGTTGTTATGGGAATTGGTGAACCATTTGATAACTACA
Above is a window of Streptococcus oralis subsp. dentisani DNA encoding:
- the sodA gene encoding superoxide dismutase SodA; this translates as MAIILPDLPYAYDALEPYIDAETMHLHHDKHHQTYVNNANAALEKHPEIGEDLEALLADVESIPADIRQALINNGGGHLNHALFWELMTPEKTAPSAELAAAIDATFGSFGEFQAAFTAAATTRFGSGWAWLVVNKEGKLEVTSTANQDTPISEGKKPILGLDVWEHAYYVKYRNVRPDYIKAFFSVINWNKVDELYAVAK
- a CDS encoding YutD family protein, whose translation is MRKEIAPELYNYNKFPGPEFHVNGDKVETEGIAFTLVENIKDAFDVTVFNQRFSEVLTKFDYVVGDWSNEQLRLRGFYKDDRTEEKIEKISRLQDYLLEYCSYGCAYFVLENQEPKRASFDKKMRKKEEENLPRRGKKPSQNKRKSNADKRNRRRHKDQKSQKEDKGQRHFVIRQK